The following proteins come from a genomic window of Populus alba chromosome 12, ASM523922v2, whole genome shotgun sequence:
- the LOC118060635 gene encoding glycine cleavage system H protein 2, mitochondrial, which produces MASRLLWASRAASYLRISVSHRGFASVVKDLKYAESHEWVKVDGKTATVGITDHAQDHLGDVVYVELPEVGATVNQGSGFGAVESVKATSDVYSPVSGDVVEVNEELNSSPGLVNSSPYEKGWIMKVEIKDDSELKNLKNSDDYAKFCEEEDAKH; this is translated from the exons ATGGCTTCAAGATTGTTGTGGGCTTCAAGGGCTGCGTCTTACcttaggatctctgtttctcatagaGGGTTTGCTTCTG TTGTAAAGGACTTGAAGTATGCTGAAAGTCATGAATGGGTAAAGGTTGATGGTAAAACTGCTACTGTTGGTATAACCGATCATGCTCAAGACCATTTAGGTGATGTTGTGTATGTTGAATTACCGGAAGTGGGTGCTACTGTGAATCAGGGTTCTGGATTTGGCGCAGTTGAAAGTGTCAAGGCCACCAGTGATGTCTATTCTCCTGTTTCTGGAGATGTGGTTGAAGTTAATGAAGAACTGAACAGCTCTCCTGGTTTG GTCAATTCAAGCCCCTATGAGAAGGGATGGATTATGAAGGTTGAAATTAAAGATGACAGTGAACTAAAGAACTTGAAGAACTCAGATGATTACGCTAAGTTctgtgaagaagaagatgcaaaGCATTGA
- the LOC118060644 gene encoding uncharacterized protein isoform X1 — MFLLSGCLQIPNSKLLFYAFMLLVRCTLNHIFIESRIRNGHFRRREKNSSSGDVKKWKSDRVYIDKHGKWRIFDHKKMSRKRCGSLRGQGWKYGSGFVDGIFPVLSPVAHQILNFVRKEVDPNNVWAALDTLPVTHETWDDLINVAVQLRLNKQWDPIALICQWILYKSSFQTDVMCYNLLIDAYGQKSLYKKAEETYVDLLQARCIPTEDTYALLIKAYCACGLLEKAEAAFVDMRKYGLPPSAIVYNAYIDGLMKAGNPQRAIEIFQRMKNDGCQPSTDTYTLLINLHGKASQSYMALKLFNEMRSKKCRPDICTYTALVNAFAREGLCEKAEEIFEQMQEDKLEPDVYTYNALMEAYSRAGFAYGAAEIFSLMRHMGCEPDRASYNIMVDAYGRAGLHEDAQAVFNEMKRLGITPTMKSHMLLLCAYSRARNVDKCEEIVNQMSESGLEPDTFVLNSMMHLYGRLGQFEKMEEVLTAMEKGPYGADISTYNILINIYGRAGFFEKMEGIFQSLPTKNLKPDVVTWTSRLGAYSRKKLYARCLEIFEEMIDAGCHPDGGTAKVLLSACSSEDQIEQVTTVIRTMHKGMEVALPA, encoded by the exons ATGTTCTTGCTTTCTGGATGTTTACAGATACCCAACTCCAAACTCCTCTTTTATGCTTTCAT GTTGCTTGTTAGATGCACTCtgaatcatatttttatagaatCAAGAATCCGGAATGGTCATTTCAGACGCAGAGAAAAGAATTCCAGTAGTGGAGATGTTAAAAAGTGGAAAAGCGACAGGGTCTATATCGACAAACATGGCAAATGGCGAATCTTTGATCACAAAAAGATGTCCAGGAAACGAT GTGGCTCTTTGAGGGGACAAGGATGGAAATATGGATCTGGATTTGTTGATGGAATTTTCCCGGTGCTAAGTCCTGTTGCTCATCAGATTCTGAACTTTGTGCGGAAAGAAGTGGACCCGAATAATGTTTGGGCTGCTCTTGATACTCTTCCTGTCACTCACGAGACTTGGGATGATCTTATTAATGTAGCCGTCCAACTTCGTTTGAATAAACAATGGGATCCGATTGCATTG ATATGTCAATGGATATTGTACAAGAGCTCCTTCCAGACAGATGTCATGTGCTACAATTTACTAATAGATGCTTATGGGCAAAAATCTTTGTACAAGAAGGCAGAAGAAACATATGTTGATCTTCTTCAAGCCAGGTGTATCCCTACTGAAGACACTTATGCCCTTCTTATAAAGGCTTACTGTGCATGTGGATTGTTAGAAAAAGCTGAAGCTGCCTTTGTTGATATGCGAAAGTATGGCCTTCCTCCAA GTGCAATTGTATACAATGCTTATATTGATGGGTTAATGAAGGCTGGAAACCCTCAAAGAGCAATTGAGATCTTTCAGCGAATGAAAAATGATGGCTGCCAGCCCTCTACTGACACCTATACACTGTTGATCAACCTTCATGGGAAG GCAAGTCAATCTTACATGGCCTTGAAGTTGTTTAACGAAATGAGAAGTAAAAAATGCAGACCAGATATCTGCACATACACAGCTCTGGTGAACGCGTTTGCTAGAGAGGGACTCTGTGAGAAGGCAGAAGAAATATTTGAGCAGATGCAAGAAGATAAGCTTGAGCCTGATGTGTATACTTACAATGCACTCATGGAAGCTTACAG TCGTGCAGGTTTTGCTTACGGGGCTGCAGAAATATTTTCACTCATGCGGCACATGGGCTGTGAGCCGGATAGAGCTTCATATAACATCATGGTAGATGCGTATGGGAGAGCTGGCCTTCATGAGG atgcTCAAGCGGTATTCAATGAGATGAAGCGACTAGGAATAACCCCTACAATGAAATCACACATGCTACTTCTGTGTGCCTACTCAAGAGCAAGAAATGTGGATAAATGCGAAGAAATTGTTAACCAGATGAGCGAATCTGGGCTTGAACCAGACACGTTTGTCCTCAACAGCATGATGCACTTGTATGGCCGGCTTGGCCAATTTGAAAAGATGGAGGAAGTTCTAACTGCAATGGAAAAGGGACCTTACGGAGCTGATATCAGTACATACAACATCTTAATCAACATATATGGACGAGCAGGATTTTTCGAGAAAATGGAAGGTATTTTCCAATCACTTCCAACCAAAAATCTGAAACCTGATGTTGTGACTTGGACTTCAAGATTAGGAGCCTACTCTAGAAAGAAACTATACGCAAGATGCTTGGAAATCTTTGAAGAAATGATCGATGCTGGATGTCACCCTGATGGAGGAACTGCCAAAGTACTTCTATCAGCATGCTCAAGCGAAGATCAAATTGAACAGGTTACCACTGTAATCAGAACAATGCATAAGGGCATGGAGGTTGCTCTTCCTGCATGA
- the LOC118060646 gene encoding proteasome subunit alpha type-2-A isoform X2, protein MGDSQYSFSLTTFSPTGKLVQIEHALTAVGSGQTSLGIKAANGVVIATEKKLPSILVDESSVQKIQNLTPNIGVVYSGMGPDFRVLVRKSRKQAEQYHRLYKEPIPVTQLVRETAAVMQEFTQSGGVRPFGVSLLVAGFDDKGPQLYQVDPSGSYFSWKASAMGKNVSNAKTFLEKRYTDDMELDDAVHTAILTLKEGFEGQISGKNIEIGIIGADKQFRVLTPAEIDDYLAEVE, encoded by the exons ATGGGTGATAGCCAGTACTCCTTTTCTCTCACTACTTTCAGTCCTACCGGAAAGCTAGTACAGATTGAGCACGCATTGACTGCCGTTGGATCAGGCCAAACTTCCCTCGGAATCAAAG CGGCAAACGGTGTTGTTATTGCAACTGAGAAGAAATTGCCATCTATTTTAGTCGATGAATCTTCT GTTCAGAAAATACAGAATCTGACACCCAATATTGGAGTTGTCTACAG TGGAATGGGTCCTGACTTTCGAGTTTTGGTTCGGAAAAGTAGGAAGCAAGCAGAGCAATATCATAGACTGTACAAG GAACCAATTCCTGTCACACAACTTGTGAGGGAAACTGCTGCTGTCATGCAAGAGTTTACTCAATCTGG AGGTGTAAGGCCTTTTGGAGTATCTTTGCTAGTCGCTGGTTTTGATGACAAAGGTCCACAGCTGTATCAG GTCGATCCATCAGGATCCTACTTCTCATGGAAAGCCTCAGCAATGGGGAAAAATGTTTCAAATGCAAAAACATTTCTTGAGAAGag ATACACTGATGATATGGAGCTTGATGATGCTGTACACACCGCTATCTTGACACTAAAAGAGGG ATTTGAAGGGCAGATTTCTGGGAAAAACATTGAAATTGGGATAATTGGTGCTGACAAGCAATTCAG GGTACTAACTCCAGCCGAAATTGATGATTATTTGGCTGAAGTGGAATAG
- the LOC118060646 gene encoding proteasome subunit alpha type-2-A isoform X1, producing MGDSQYSFSLTTFSPTGKLVQIEHALTAVGSGQTSLGIKAANGVVIATEKKLPSILVDESSVQKIQNLTPNIGVVYSGMGPDFRVLVRKSRKQAEQYHRLYKEPIPVTQLVRETAAVMQEFTQSGGVRPFGVSLLVAGFDDKGPQLYQVDPSGSYFSWKASAMGKNVSNAKTFLEKRYTDDMELDDAVHTAILTLKEGFEGQISGKNIEIGIIGADKQFSFEVLIFTHPCSSFSLTIYIWISCSKWPIHYFFGCLSFLGRIYVWHDHGNLIP from the exons ATGGGTGATAGCCAGTACTCCTTTTCTCTCACTACTTTCAGTCCTACCGGAAAGCTAGTACAGATTGAGCACGCATTGACTGCCGTTGGATCAGGCCAAACTTCCCTCGGAATCAAAG CGGCAAACGGTGTTGTTATTGCAACTGAGAAGAAATTGCCATCTATTTTAGTCGATGAATCTTCT GTTCAGAAAATACAGAATCTGACACCCAATATTGGAGTTGTCTACAG TGGAATGGGTCCTGACTTTCGAGTTTTGGTTCGGAAAAGTAGGAAGCAAGCAGAGCAATATCATAGACTGTACAAG GAACCAATTCCTGTCACACAACTTGTGAGGGAAACTGCTGCTGTCATGCAAGAGTTTACTCAATCTGG AGGTGTAAGGCCTTTTGGAGTATCTTTGCTAGTCGCTGGTTTTGATGACAAAGGTCCACAGCTGTATCAG GTCGATCCATCAGGATCCTACTTCTCATGGAAAGCCTCAGCAATGGGGAAAAATGTTTCAAATGCAAAAACATTTCTTGAGAAGag ATACACTGATGATATGGAGCTTGATGATGCTGTACACACCGCTATCTTGACACTAAAAGAGGG ATTTGAAGGGCAGATTTCTGGGAAAAACATTGAAATTGGGATAATTGGTGCTGACAAGCAATTCAG TTTTGAAGTTCTGATTTTCACGCACCCTTGCTCTAGTTTCAGTCTGACAATTTACATATGGATCTCGTGTTCAAAATGGCCAATCCACTATTTCTTTGGATGTTTAAGCTTCCTTGGAAGAATTTATGTGTGGCATGACCATGGCAATCTTATCCCTTGA
- the LOC118060644 gene encoding uncharacterized protein isoform X2 — protein MVISDAEKRIPVVEMLKSGKATGSISTNMANGESLITKRCPGNDVIRSGSLRGQGWKYGSGFVDGIFPVLSPVAHQILNFVRKEVDPNNVWAALDTLPVTHETWDDLINVAVQLRLNKQWDPIALICQWILYKSSFQTDVMCYNLLIDAYGQKSLYKKAEETYVDLLQARCIPTEDTYALLIKAYCACGLLEKAEAAFVDMRKYGLPPSAIVYNAYIDGLMKAGNPQRAIEIFQRMKNDGCQPSTDTYTLLINLHGKASQSYMALKLFNEMRSKKCRPDICTYTALVNAFAREGLCEKAEEIFEQMQEDKLEPDVYTYNALMEAYSRAGFAYGAAEIFSLMRHMGCEPDRASYNIMVDAYGRAGLHEDAQAVFNEMKRLGITPTMKSHMLLLCAYSRARNVDKCEEIVNQMSESGLEPDTFVLNSMMHLYGRLGQFEKMEEVLTAMEKGPYGADISTYNILINIYGRAGFFEKMEGIFQSLPTKNLKPDVVTWTSRLGAYSRKKLYARCLEIFEEMIDAGCHPDGGTAKVLLSACSSEDQIEQVTTVIRTMHKGMEVALPA, from the exons ATGGTCATTTCAGACGCAGAGAAAAGAATTCCAGTAGTGGAGATGTTAAAAAGTGGAAAAGCGACAGGGTCTATATCGACAAACATGGCAAATGGCGAATCTTTGATCACAAAAAGATGTCCAGGAAACGATGTAATACGGA GTGGCTCTTTGAGGGGACAAGGATGGAAATATGGATCTGGATTTGTTGATGGAATTTTCCCGGTGCTAAGTCCTGTTGCTCATCAGATTCTGAACTTTGTGCGGAAAGAAGTGGACCCGAATAATGTTTGGGCTGCTCTTGATACTCTTCCTGTCACTCACGAGACTTGGGATGATCTTATTAATGTAGCCGTCCAACTTCGTTTGAATAAACAATGGGATCCGATTGCATTG ATATGTCAATGGATATTGTACAAGAGCTCCTTCCAGACAGATGTCATGTGCTACAATTTACTAATAGATGCTTATGGGCAAAAATCTTTGTACAAGAAGGCAGAAGAAACATATGTTGATCTTCTTCAAGCCAGGTGTATCCCTACTGAAGACACTTATGCCCTTCTTATAAAGGCTTACTGTGCATGTGGATTGTTAGAAAAAGCTGAAGCTGCCTTTGTTGATATGCGAAAGTATGGCCTTCCTCCAA GTGCAATTGTATACAATGCTTATATTGATGGGTTAATGAAGGCTGGAAACCCTCAAAGAGCAATTGAGATCTTTCAGCGAATGAAAAATGATGGCTGCCAGCCCTCTACTGACACCTATACACTGTTGATCAACCTTCATGGGAAG GCAAGTCAATCTTACATGGCCTTGAAGTTGTTTAACGAAATGAGAAGTAAAAAATGCAGACCAGATATCTGCACATACACAGCTCTGGTGAACGCGTTTGCTAGAGAGGGACTCTGTGAGAAGGCAGAAGAAATATTTGAGCAGATGCAAGAAGATAAGCTTGAGCCTGATGTGTATACTTACAATGCACTCATGGAAGCTTACAG TCGTGCAGGTTTTGCTTACGGGGCTGCAGAAATATTTTCACTCATGCGGCACATGGGCTGTGAGCCGGATAGAGCTTCATATAACATCATGGTAGATGCGTATGGGAGAGCTGGCCTTCATGAGG atgcTCAAGCGGTATTCAATGAGATGAAGCGACTAGGAATAACCCCTACAATGAAATCACACATGCTACTTCTGTGTGCCTACTCAAGAGCAAGAAATGTGGATAAATGCGAAGAAATTGTTAACCAGATGAGCGAATCTGGGCTTGAACCAGACACGTTTGTCCTCAACAGCATGATGCACTTGTATGGCCGGCTTGGCCAATTTGAAAAGATGGAGGAAGTTCTAACTGCAATGGAAAAGGGACCTTACGGAGCTGATATCAGTACATACAACATCTTAATCAACATATATGGACGAGCAGGATTTTTCGAGAAAATGGAAGGTATTTTCCAATCACTTCCAACCAAAAATCTGAAACCTGATGTTGTGACTTGGACTTCAAGATTAGGAGCCTACTCTAGAAAGAAACTATACGCAAGATGCTTGGAAATCTTTGAAGAAATGATCGATGCTGGATGTCACCCTGATGGAGGAACTGCCAAAGTACTTCTATCAGCATGCTCAAGCGAAGATCAAATTGAACAGGTTACCACTGTAATCAGAACAATGCATAAGGGCATGGAGGTTGCTCTTCCTGCATGA
- the LOC118060634 gene encoding patatin-like protein 3 has translation MFLNGYIKTPQILTIYTLPMMLLTSITIFTSFCSQKTSHSVSTIKAQNLQKIINKFNPMAAVLASTMPDDSSFDVDKLTYEIFSILENKFLFGGYDDPKLSKNTHQVPIQEQLKPTKQFNGGKVRILSIDGGGVTNGILAAKSLTYLESCLRRKSGNPNASVSDYFDVVAGSGSGGVLAALLFTRGKNGRPMFTAEEALNFLVKINKKMNRSQGVFGKLFGSAKAEKVFAKTFGELTLKDTIKSALIPCYDLSTHAPFLFSRADALEMDGYDFKMSDVCLATSADPTMVGAVDMRSVDKRTKIVAIDGGIAMNNPTAAAITHVLNNKQEFPLCNGVEDLLVVSLGNGESDFGYQNQNSTPARFVRIAGEGASDMVDQAVSMAFGNCRTSNYVRIQANGIIAKKHGIADKSMKSNKKADLLAMAEEMLAQKNVESVLFEGKKIVESTNFDKLETFTGELIKEQERRKTSILPTVVLKQNSPSPRTSSATTLSTLSSY, from the exons ATGTTCCTCAATGGCTACATCAAGACACCACAAATCCTCACTATATATACACTCCCTATGATGCTCCTCACCTCCATCACCATTTTCACTTCTTTCTGCTCTCAGAAAACATCACACAGTGTTTCAACAATCAAAGCTCAAAACCTTCAAAAGATCATCAACAAGTTCAATCCAATGGCAGCAGTACTCGCATCTACCATGCCTGATGACTCTTCCTTTGATGTAGACAAGCTCACTTATGAAATCTTTTCAATCCTAGAAAACAAGTTTCTCTTTGGTGGATATGATGATCCAAAGCTCTCCAAGAACACTCACCAAGTCCCAATTCAAGAACAACTTAAGCCCACCAAACAGTTCAATGGTGGTAAGGTCAGGATCCTCTCCATTGATGGAGGAGGTGTCACTAATGGAATTCTTGCTGCTAAGTCTTTGACATACCTTGAGTCTTGCCTTCGTCGAAAGTCAGGCAATCCTAATGCCTCCGTTTCTGATTACTTTGACGTTGTTGCTGGCTCTGGTTCTGGTGGTGTTTTGGCTGCCTTACTCTTCACTCGTGGCAAAAATGGACGCCCTATGTTTACAGCCGAAGAAGCTCTCAATTTTCTTGTCAAGATTAATAAGAAGATGAACAGATCACAAGGGGTTTTCGGCAAATTGTTTGGTTCTGCGAAAGCAGAGAAAGTTTTCGCAAAAACTTTCGGAGAACTAACTTTGAAGGATACAATCAaatcggctctgataccatgttacgATCTTTCAACACACGCACCATTCTTATTTTCTCGTGCTGATGCATTGGAAATGGATggatatgattttaaaatgagTGATGTCTGCCTTGCAACTTCAGCCGATCCAACAATGGTTGGGGCCGTGGACATGCGGTCCGTCGACAAGAGGACTAAAATTGTGGCTATTGATGGTGGGATTGCCATGAACAATCCAACAGCTGCAGCAATCACTCATGTCCTGAACAATAAGCAGGAGTTTCCACTCTGTAATGGGGTGGAGGATCTTTTGGTGGTGTCCCTTGGAAATGGAGAGTCAGATTTCGGTTATCAGAATCAGAATTCGACACCTGCAAGATTTGTCAGGATAGCTGGAGAAGGAGCATCTGACATG GTTGATCAAGCTGTTTCAATGGCGTTTGGTAACTGTCGGACCAGCAATTATGTTCGAATTCAG gCAAATGGGATTATTGCTAAAAAGCATGGAATTGCGGATAAATCAATGAAATCCAACAAGAAGGCGGATTTATTGGCAATGGCAGAAGAGATGTTGGCACAGAAAAATGTGGAGTCTGTGTTATTTGAAGGGAAGAAGATAGTTGAGAGCACAAACTTCGACAAATTGGAGACATTTACTGGAGAGCTAATCAAGGAGcaagagaggagaaaaacaaGCATTTTACCAACAGTGGTGTTGAAGCAGAACTCACCCTCACCAAGAACATCATCTGCCACAACTCTTTCAACATTATCTTCATATTGA